Below is a genomic region from Methanofastidiosum sp..
ACGGCTCAGAATTTTATCATGACAATGTTAGAACAGTAGATTTAAATAAAGATGGACAATGCGAATATATTTTAAATTATTACAATGGTGGTTCTGATATTGTTAAAGAAATATATATAGTACAAAACGAAAAATTAAAAAAAGTTTCTGAAATCTGGGGTGGGCATTTGTGGGGAGAATATGATGAAAATGGTTACATCCAGATAATAAATATTTACTATACTGGACAAAAAACTAATCCTGTTTGGAAGTTTTCTATTCTTCGATTTGATGGAGAAAAATATAGTTCTTATTATGCTCCTGATTTAACATATGGAAAGATGAGAGAATTAGGATTACAGGAATACAAGCAAAAAAATTATGAGTTTGCTGAAATTTATTTCAGAAATGTATTATCTGTTTACCAGTATGAAAATTCAACTGACATCAATAATCTTTCTCTTGTTTTGATAAAAAGAAACAAACTAAAAGAAGCAAAGGAATTGCTTTTTGAAGAGTTGAAAAGCAGAAAATCTCCTGAGACATTTTATAATTTAAGTGTTGTTTTCAGGCAGCAGAATGACAAGAAAAATGAGTTAAAATATCTTGTAGAATCTAATCAGATGAAACAATCTACTTTTAAGGAAAACAGGATTAAGGAATTAAAGGATGAATTAAATAACAGCCGTTAACACGGGGTGTACAAAATGCTGGTTTCTAGCGGATTAGGTCACTCCTCGTTCCAGTCCAGCTTCGTCTCGTCGGGACGATGACGTTGTTCCAAGATCCAGCACTTTTTACACCCCCCACCGTTACCAACAATTTTATGACGAAATCTCAGAAAATATTGATATTCAAATTTTTGATTCTTTGTAATTTGACAGTTTTTTGCCAAGACAGTTTAGTTGACTCTTCGACTTTAGCTATAGACTCTGCAATTATTGAAGGAGAAAAATATTTTGCAGTATACAGAACAGACAACTTTTTCTACATTGAAAATGAATCAAAGAAAGTTGTTTTTAAAAGTAATGAATATAGTAGGTTCTTTGAATTTTCGGACTTTAATGATGACGGACATAAAGACATAATTATTTCGTATTTTGGAAACAATCCAATAAATGACTTGATTGTTTATGACGCAAAGAATAAAGAATTTAAACCAATTGAGAATTTCTCACTTTACCCAGAACCCTTACAAATTCTTAAATCAAATTATTATTACTCATACCATAGAAGCGGTTGTGCAGACAGCAATTGGGACAGTGACTTATTTATAATTGAGAATTTTAGAGCAACTAAACTAGGAACAATATCGGGAAGAGAATGTGAAGACAGCGAAGAAGAAAAAGGAATATTTGTTTTTATAAATAATGAAAGTAAAAATATTCTTCTTGAAAAATTTCCCTTAGAAATACTTGAAAAATTTAAAAATGGGAAATGGTGTTTTATTGAAGAATATTGGACAAAAAACTTGAAGAAATTTGAATGACAAAAATAAAAAACTGTTGGTAACAAGGGTTTGGTACAATGCAGGCTATCAGCGGATTAGGAAACTATACCGTTTCAATCCAGCTTTCTCATCGTGGGACGATGACGATGTTTCAATCGCCTGCACTCTACCAACCCCCAGCCGTTACCAGCAAGGCGACGAGACGGAAATGCGGAGAATAAAACCGCTATTCACAGCATAAAGTGCGGATATTATTTTGAAGTGCGGAGAATAAATTGTATATTTACCGCATAAATTGCAGAGAATGAAAATCTATATATACGAAAAAGAGGGTTGGCCAAATTTCAAGTGGGAAATTGAAAAGTTATTGCCTTTGTTGGGAAAGGTAAGAAATTATCAAGGAAGAATTGTTGGAAAAATGGAATCCCTTGGATTCGAATTAAGGGATGAGGCTATATTGGATACGCTGACGCTTGATGTTCTTAAATCCTCAGAAATAGAAGGTGAAATATTAAATGCAGATCAAGTTCGTTCATCTATCGCACGTAGATTAGGGATGAATATCGCTGGATTAATTCCCTCTGACAGAGATGTTGAAGGTGTTGTTGAAATGATGTTGGATGCAACACAAAATTATAAAAATCAATTAACTAAAGAAAGATTATTTGATTGGCATTGCGCACTATTCCCCACAGGAAAAAGTGGAATGTATAAAATTATTGTTGGAAATTGGAGGGATGATTCAACAGGTCCAATGCAAGTTGTTTCAGGAGCACTTGGAAAAGAAATAATCCATTTTCAAGCACCCGAAGCAGATAGATTAGAAAAAGAAATGAATCTATTCCTTGAATGGATTAATAACGATAATCTTGAAGAACCTGTAATTAAAGCAGGTATAGCCCATTTGTGGTATGTAACATTACATCCTTTCGAAGATGGTAATGGCAGAATTGCAAGAGCAATAACTGATATGCTTTTGACTAGGTCTGATGGAATTCCTCAGCGGTTTTATAGTATGTCCGCGCAGATACGAACTCAAAGAAAAGAATACTATGAAATACTAGAAAAAACCCAAAAAGGAAACATTGACATTACCAGTTGGTTAGAATGGTTTTTGAGTTGTCTCTTGAATGCTTTAAATAACTCTGAAGTAGTATTAAGGAAAGTAATCTTTAAACACAATTTTTGGAATAAGAATTCTGTTAAACTTCAGAATGAAAGACAAAGATTGATTTTAAACAAGTTGCTAGATGGTTTTGACGGGAATTTAACATCATCAAAATGGGCAAAAATTGCTAAATGCTCTCAAGACACTGCATTAAGAGACATTCAAGACTTAATTGATAAAAGCATACTAAGAAAATCAGATAGCGGAGGAAGAAGCACAAACTATGAATTAACAGAATTAGAATAAATAATCAAGCCCAGCTGGTAACAAGGGTTTAATAAAATGCAGGCTATCAGCGGATTAGGAAACTCTACCGTTTCAATCCAGTTTCTCATCGTGGGACGATGACGAGGTTCCAACCGCCTGCACTTTATCAACCCCCAGCCGTTGGCGGTAATTGAAAAAAAAGAAAAAAGAATATCAGAATGGAATTAATTTTTCCTTTTAGAAATATAACTATAAATACATTATGGGACTTTTTTGAAAAGGGCACAGTAAAGGACTATAGTGATTATAAAACTGGGAAATTATTTTTTGAAAATGATTATTTTAATAGTTTAATTGAGAATTGGCGTAATCGTTTACCAAATTTTGAGAACGAAATTCTTCAAATAATTAATACTACAGATCAAAAAACTATAGATGAATATTTTAACAGTTTAAGGGATCAATTGTATAGTATTAAAGATATTTTAAAGAAAGACTTCTTAACTAATAAAATAAATGAATGGAATGAAGATATTTTAAAAAATTATTCAGAAACTGTTGAAAAAGAAGGTGAAGAATATTCAAAACAAGTAAATAGGAAAAAAGATCATTTAGAAGAATATGAAGATTGGGATATCAGTGATTCTCTTTTCAGTCCTATTGGAACAAAAACAAAAAAAACAAAAAAAATAAATTACAATTTTTACTGTATAGAGAAAACACCTGATTTAATCGACATAAATATTGTTGATGAATACTATGCACTAATCAAATCTCTCTATTTAGAATTATTTTCAATATCTAAGAAATATGGGGAACCTTGGAGTGAAGGAAAGTTAAAATCAAAAATTGAAGAACAACTAACTCCAAAACCAATAGTTTTTGTCGAAGGTGAACATGATATTACATATATAACAAAAGCAGGAGAACTTTTAAATAAAAATGAGTTGCTAGAAAAAGTTGAACTTCGTCAAAGAGGAGGTTTTCGGAATCTTGATAAACTATGGAATTTGTTAAAGGAAGAAAGTTGGGAAACTGTTTCACAAATTAAAATCTTCCTATATGATTGTGATACAAATAAAACAAATGAAGATTTTGGGAAACAATTTAAAAGAATAATTCCTTCTAATCCTGATTCAATTATAAAAAAGGGTATTGAAAATCTAATTTCAAATGAATTAATTCAAAAGGCAATTGAAGAAAAGAAAGCTTTCGTTGATTTCAAAAAAACAATTGGTACAAAAAGAGGGATTGATTTTGAAGAAATCTTGAATGAAATTAATAAGGACGAAAAGAAGAACTTTTGCGACTGGATTTGTAAAAATTGTAAAAAAGAGGACTTTCAATCTTTTAAAATAATCTTTGAAATCATAGAAGAAATAATTTAACAACTACCGCCAACATAGGTTGCATAGCATGCCCAGGGATTCGATGATTTGCAAACTTGCTCGTTTCAATCTAACTTTATCTCGTGGGATGTTGACGTTGTTTCATTCGATGGGCACGCTATACACCCTCCACCGTTAGGGCTAATATTTGAAGACGAAACCGAAAATTCCTCAATTAATTTGTTGTTTATGAAAAGAATTATTCACTTGATTTATCTATTGACAACTCTCCAGTTATTGATGAGTTGTGAGAATAAATACTACACTGATGTTGTAGCGATTGATATGATTGATACAAGTGGAATATATTTTACCTATGAGTATTTTGGCGAAAAATATTCAGGTCATTTTGACCTTTATGCAATTGAAGAAGATTTTTCTACATCTGATAGCCTGAAAATAAGAATTGATAAAAAGCAACCTGAAAAATTTAATTTTGTATCAATTATAAAAAGAACTTGGGAGCCAGAAGAATCCATTATAATAATAAATCGAGACAACTTAAATGAAAATCAACCAATCTACAGCTATCATAGTGTAGAAAGGAAACCTTTATTTGAAGGTGCAGTTGATGAGTTTGATAATGATTCATTGATTTTTGATTTTTTTAAAAGTAATTTGAAATTATCTGATAAAATCAAAAAAGTTGGAGTTTACCTTTTAATAAACGAAAAAGGAAAAATATCCATACAAAATGCTTATTATGACAAAGAAAGTGAATTAGAAATCATTAGAAATCTGATTGATAAGATGCCTGATTTTTCTGCACCATATCATAATGGGAAAAATGTTTCAGTTAGTTATTTGATTGAAGTTCCATTAAACGACTAGAATTGAGACTATTAATTGAGAAAATTTAAAAATACTAGCCCTAACAAGGGTTTAATAAAATGCAGGCTATCAGCGG
It encodes:
- a CDS encoding Fic family protein, with the protein product MKIYIYEKEGWPNFKWEIEKLLPLLGKVRNYQGRIVGKMESLGFELRDEAILDTLTLDVLKSSEIEGEILNADQVRSSIARRLGMNIAGLIPSDRDVEGVVEMMLDATQNYKNQLTKERLFDWHCALFPTGKSGMYKIIVGNWRDDSTGPMQVVSGALGKEIIHFQAPEADRLEKEMNLFLEWINNDNLEEPVIKAGIAHLWYVTLHPFEDGNGRIARAITDMLLTRSDGIPQRFYSMSAQIRTQRKEYYEILEKTQKGNIDITSWLEWFLSCLLNALNNSEVVLRKVIFKHNFWNKNSVKLQNERQRLILNKLLDGFDGNLTSSKWAKIAKCSQDTALRDIQDLIDKSILRKSDSGGRSTNYELTELE